A window of Paenibacillus sp. 19GGS1-52 contains these coding sequences:
- the pgmB gene encoding beta-phosphoglucomutase — translation MLQTMKGAIFDLDGVIVDTAKYHYLAWAKLADELGFAFTEEHNERLKGVSRMRSLDILLEVGGQNFSDEDKLTMADKKNKLYVEYISTLNESELLPGVKEYLIELRAHGVGIALGSASKNAVFILDKLNIAELFDVIVDGNKVTRAKPDPEVFLIACTELGLQPVDCVVFEDAEAGVQAAIAAGMQVVGIGRPEILKDADLVVAGLHVLEGLDRLK, via the coding sequence ATGCTGCAAACTATGAAAGGCGCCATTTTTGATCTTGACGGTGTCATCGTGGATACTGCCAAATATCATTATCTTGCTTGGGCGAAGCTTGCGGATGAGCTTGGCTTTGCGTTTACAGAAGAGCATAATGAACGACTCAAGGGCGTGAGCCGGATGCGCTCACTGGATATTTTATTGGAAGTGGGTGGCCAGAATTTTTCAGATGAGGATAAGCTCACTATGGCGGACAAGAAAAATAAACTATACGTAGAGTATATCTCCACACTGAATGAATCAGAGCTGCTGCCCGGTGTAAAGGAATATTTAATAGAACTTAGAGCTCACGGTGTGGGTATTGCGCTCGGTTCAGCCAGCAAGAATGCTGTATTCATCCTGGATAAGCTGAACATCGCAGAGCTGTTCGATGTGATAGTCGATGGCAATAAGGTGACACGCGCGAAGCCGGACCCAGAAGTATTTCTCATTGCTTGCACAGAGCTTGGTCTACAACCTGTAGACTGCGTTGTGTTCGAGGACGCCGAAGCGGGAGTGCAAGCGGCTATAGCAGCCGGAATGCAGGTAGTTGGAATTGGCAGGCCGGAAATTCTAAAGGATGCTGATCTTGTTGTTGCAGGATTGCATGTGCTGGAGGGTCTTGATAGACTGAAATAA
- a CDS encoding alpha/beta hydrolase: METTLLWPEGAPGATGTSTEDSPAITSYLVEGEGNAAIVICPGGGYGMRADHEGGPIAEWLNSLGISAFVLRYRVAPYQYPRALQDAQRAIRTVRLHAEDYGIDPARVGILGFSAGGHLASNAGVLFDKGDVEAVEPVEQLSSRPDLLILCYPVISLDDPYVHQGSKENLLGVHPDKDLVTKLSSELQVSAETPPTFLWHTSDDEAVPVENSLLFAAALRRHEIPFDLHVYAHGIHGLGMADEEPHTKGWTDACASWLRLNGYTK; this comes from the coding sequence ATGGAAACGACATTATTATGGCCGGAGGGTGCTCCAGGAGCAACGGGCACTAGTACCGAGGATAGTCCGGCAATTACTTCTTATTTAGTAGAAGGAGAAGGCAATGCTGCAATCGTGATCTGTCCAGGTGGCGGGTACGGTATGCGGGCGGATCATGAAGGAGGGCCAATTGCGGAGTGGCTGAACAGTCTGGGGATATCGGCATTTGTACTGCGTTACCGGGTGGCACCCTACCAATATCCAAGAGCTCTCCAAGACGCACAAAGAGCGATTCGAACCGTTCGTCTGCATGCAGAAGATTACGGGATTGATCCAGCAAGAGTAGGAATTCTTGGTTTCTCGGCGGGAGGACATTTGGCTTCTAACGCGGGTGTACTGTTCGATAAGGGGGATGTGGAGGCAGTCGAACCTGTGGAACAACTTTCCAGCCGCCCGGACCTACTGATCCTGTGCTATCCGGTCATCTCGTTGGATGATCCGTATGTGCATCAAGGGTCAAAAGAAAACCTGCTTGGTGTCCACCCAGATAAGGATTTGGTGACAAAATTGAGCAGCGAGCTTCAAGTCAGCGCAGAAACTCCGCCGACCTTCCTCTGGCATACCTCGGATGACGAGGCAGTGCCAGTCGAGAATAGTTTACTCTTCGCCGCTGCGCTCCGGCGTCATGAAATCCCATTCGACCTTCACGTCTATGCGCATGGCATACACGGACTGGGCATGGCCGATGAAGAACCCCATACCAAAGGCTGGACGGATGCTTGCGCGTCGTGGCTCCGCTTGAACGGCTACACTAAATAA